A genomic region of Candidatus Eremiobacteraceae bacterium contains the following coding sequences:
- a CDS encoding aldo/keto reductase, producing the protein MREKPFGKRGPRVPVIGQGTWPVPVAKALRRGIDLGMTHIDTAEMYGDGESERIVGEAIRGVRRSRLFIVTKVLPSHADRRGVALSCAASLRRLGTDYVDCLLIHWRGDTPIEETMGALEEQVDAGNARSIGVSNFDPWDLREATLNLTKQRIACDQVMYNLGERTPEEHELPWCRANGAALVAYTPLGLPTLDARTRGGRILSAIGRKHRASAHSVALAFLVRQPNVFAIPKASQIDHVIANAKAGDLRLSAEEVAAIDAAFPRRKRVGPLPTN; encoded by the coding sequence ATGCGCGAAAAGCCGTTCGGAAAGCGGGGTCCGCGCGTGCCGGTGATCGGCCAAGGAACGTGGCCGGTACCCGTCGCGAAGGCACTTCGGCGCGGCATCGATCTCGGGATGACGCACATCGATACCGCCGAGATGTACGGCGACGGCGAATCCGAGCGCATAGTGGGCGAGGCGATCCGCGGCGTGCGTCGCTCGCGCTTGTTCATCGTCACGAAGGTGCTGCCGAGCCACGCCGATCGCCGCGGGGTCGCCCTCTCGTGTGCCGCATCGCTCCGGCGCCTCGGAACCGACTACGTCGATTGCCTGCTCATCCACTGGCGGGGCGACACGCCGATCGAAGAGACGATGGGTGCGCTCGAAGAGCAGGTCGACGCCGGCAACGCGCGCTCGATAGGCGTCAGCAACTTCGACCCGTGGGATCTACGCGAAGCCACGCTCAATCTTACGAAGCAGCGCATCGCTTGCGATCAGGTGATGTACAATCTCGGCGAGCGGACGCCCGAGGAACACGAATTGCCATGGTGCAGAGCGAACGGGGCCGCGCTCGTCGCGTACACGCCGCTCGGCTTGCCGACGCTCGACGCGCGCACCCGCGGCGGCCGCATACTATCGGCGATCGGGCGAAAGCATCGCGCGAGCGCGCATTCGGTCGCGCTCGCGTTTCTCGTGCGCCAGCCGAACGTGTTCGCGATACCTAAGGCGTCGCAGATAGATCACGTCATCGCGAACGCAAAAGCCGGCGACCTCCGGCTGAGCGCTGAGGAGGTCGCGGCCATCGATGCTGCGTTTCCGCGTCGCAAACGCGTCGGGCCGCTGCCGACGAACTGA